From the Zonotrichia albicollis isolate bZonAlb1 chromosome Z, bZonAlb1.hap1, whole genome shotgun sequence genome, one window contains:
- the S1PR3 gene encoding sphingosine 1-phosphate receptor 3, translating to MMAAVTMPPDALVSPQGNEEVDSLIVLHYNYTGKLILREKATDKIDLPTISFLILCSFIVLENLMVLIAIWKNNKFHNRMYFFIGNLALCDLLAGIVYKVNILMSGKKTLSLSSTIWFIREGSMFVALGASTFSLLAIAIERHLTMIKMRPYDANKKYRVFLLIGTCWLISISLGALPILGWNCINNLPDCSTILPLYSKNYVVFCISIFIAILVAIVILYARIYILVKSSSRNVTNHNNSERSMALLRTVVIVVSVFIACWSPLFILFLIDVACRVKECSILYKAHWFIALAVINSAMNPIIYTLASKEMRRAFFRLVCGCLVKSKVARSLPIQPTPDHSRSKSSSSNTQKPKEDFPPINIPSCVAEKNESSFHNGNFCK from the coding sequence ATGATGGCAGCAGTTACCATGCCACCTGATGCTCTTGTCAGCCCTCAAGGAAATGAAGAGGTGGACTCTCTTATTGTACTGCATTATAATTACACAGGAAAGCttattttaagggaaaaggcaACTgataaaatagacctgcccactATTTCATTTCTGATCCTATGTAGTTTCATAGTCCTGGAAAACTTGATGGTGTtgattgccatatggaaaaacAATAAATTTCACAACCGCATGTACTTTTTTATTGGCAATCTAGCTCTCTGTGATCTTTTAGCTGGGATTGTTTACAAAGTAAACATTCTTATGTCTGGGAAGAAAACTCTGAGCTTGTCCTCTACAATCTGGTTCATTAGGGAAGGTAGCATGTTTGTTGCCCTGGGAGCATCCACTTTCAGCTTGCTAGCGATAGCTATTGAGCGGCACTTGACCATGATTAAAATGAGGCCTTACGatgcaaataaaaaatacaggGTGTTCCTTCTCATTGGTACATGCTGGCTTATTTCAATTTCCTTGGGTGCCCTCCCCATTCTTGGCTGGAACTGTATAAACAATTTACCAGATTGCTCAACAATTTTGCCTCTGTACTCCAAAAATTATGTTGTGTTCTGCATTAGTATCTTCATAGCCATTTTGGTCGCCATTGTCATCCTCTATGCTCGCATCTACATACTGGTAAAGTCCAGCAGTCGTAATGTCACCAACCACAACAACTCAGAGCGGTCCATGGCACTCCTTAGGACTGTTGTTATCGTCGTTAGTGTCTTCATTGCGTGCTGGTCTCCACTGTTCATCCTGTTCCTCATCGATGTGGCCTGCAGAGTCAAGGAGTGCTCCATCTTGTACAAAGCCCACTGGTTTATTGCTCTGGCAGTCATCAATTCTGCAATGAACCCCATCATCTACACCCTGGCCAGTAAGGAGATGCGTCGGGCTTTCTTTCGCCTCGTGTGTGGCTGCCTGGTGAAATCCAAGGTGGCCAGATCTTTGCCTATTCAACCCACTCCAGATCACAGTCGAAGTAAATCCAGCAGCAGCAATACCCAGAAGCCAAAAGAAGATTTCCCACCGATAAATATTCCCTCATGTGTTGCTGAGAAAAATGAATCTTCATTTCACAATGGAAACTTCTGTAAGTAA